In Rhizobium sp. CIAT894, the following are encoded in one genomic region:
- a CDS encoding aldolase — translation MSDARQREEICRYGRSLFERGLTPGSSGNISLRLDDGGWLVTPTNASLGFLDPARISRLDAGGRLLSGDKPTKEIPLHTALYDTRGSARAIVHLHSTHAVALTMLPEIDPRAVLPPMTPYYLMRAGETALVPYYRPGDPDVADAIRGLAGKYSSVLLANHGPVVAGDSLEAAVFATEELEETAKLYLLLRNLNPRFLSPAQVADLVDTFGLELPSHHHHDDD, via the coding sequence ATGTCCGACGCGCGCCAGCGTGAAGAAATCTGCCGATACGGCCGTTCGCTGTTCGAGCGCGGGCTGACGCCCGGTTCGTCGGGCAACATATCGTTGCGGCTCGATGACGGTGGCTGGCTGGTAACGCCGACCAACGCCTCGCTCGGTTTTCTCGATCCGGCCCGGATATCCAGGCTCGATGCCGGAGGCCGGCTCCTGTCCGGGGACAAGCCGACCAAGGAAATTCCGCTGCACACCGCGCTCTACGATACGCGCGGCAGCGCCCGCGCCATCGTCCATCTTCATTCTACCCACGCGGTGGCGCTGACCATGCTGCCGGAAATCGATCCGCGCGCCGTCCTGCCGCCGATGACGCCCTACTATCTGATGCGCGCCGGCGAAACCGCGCTGGTGCCGTATTATCGTCCAGGCGATCCTGATGTGGCCGACGCCATCCGCGGGCTGGCGGGCAAGTATTCGTCGGTGCTTCTGGCCAACCACGGACCTGTCGTTGCCGGCGACAGCCTGGAGGCGGCGGTCTTTGCGACCGAGGAACTGGAGGAAACGGCGAAGCTCTATCTGCTGTTGCGCAACCTCAATCCGCGTTTCCTCAGCCCGGCGCAGGTGGCCGATCTCGTCGATACGTTCGGCCTCGAGCTTCCATCACATCATCATCACGACGATGATTGA
- the ltnD gene encoding L-threonate dehydrogenase, which yields MSPIAENPGPVVAAVIGLGSMGLGMARSMTRAGLDVVGYDITPAAVDRFITDGGRGAQTPADAAKDADIVVSVVVNGAQTEAVLFGPEGVASTMKAGAVFISSATMDPAVARNLAQRVEALGLHYLDAPISGGAAKAALGELTIMASGSGQAFDRARPGLDAMAGKVYELGDAAGTGAAFKMINQLLAGVHIAAACEAITFAAKQGLELDKVYEVITASAGNSWMFENRVPHVLAGDYTPLSSIEIFVKDLGIVQDMARSERYPAPLSAAALQMYLAAAGAGMGRDDDSSLARLYAKLSGAELPVSDKKPQSL from the coding sequence ATGTCACCGATTGCTGAAAACCCGGGTCCTGTCGTCGCGGCCGTCATCGGTCTTGGTTCAATGGGGCTCGGAATGGCCCGGTCGATGACGCGCGCAGGGCTCGATGTCGTCGGATATGACATCACGCCGGCGGCGGTGGACCGCTTCATCACCGACGGCGGACGGGGCGCTCAGACCCCGGCCGACGCAGCAAAGGATGCCGACATCGTCGTCTCCGTCGTCGTCAACGGCGCGCAGACCGAGGCCGTGCTGTTCGGCCCTGAAGGTGTTGCGAGCACGATGAAGGCTGGCGCCGTGTTCATTTCCTCGGCAACCATGGATCCCGCCGTTGCACGCAATCTGGCACAACGAGTAGAGGCTCTCGGCCTTCATTATCTCGACGCCCCCATTTCCGGCGGCGCAGCCAAGGCGGCGCTTGGCGAACTGACGATCATGGCATCCGGCTCCGGCCAGGCCTTCGACAGGGCACGCCCGGGTCTCGACGCCATGGCCGGCAAGGTCTACGAGCTTGGCGACGCGGCCGGAACGGGCGCTGCCTTCAAGATGATCAACCAGCTTCTCGCCGGCGTGCACATCGCCGCCGCCTGCGAGGCCATCACCTTTGCCGCCAAGCAGGGCCTCGAGCTCGACAAGGTCTATGAGGTGATCACCGCTTCGGCCGGCAATTCTTGGATGTTCGAAAACCGTGTGCCGCATGTGCTGGCCGGAGACTATACGCCGCTCAGCAGCATCGAGATTTTCGTCAAGGATCTCGGCATCGTCCAGGATATGGCCCGCTCCGAGCGTTATCCGGCCCCGCTCTCGGCAGCGGCCCTGCAGATGTATCTGGCCGCCGCGGGCGCCGGTATGGGCCGGGACGACGACTCCTCGCTCGCGCGGCTCTACGCCAAACTTTCCGGCGCTGAATTGCCCGTTTCCGACAAAAAGCCGCAGAGCCTGTAA
- a CDS encoding MFS transporter yields the protein MTLQTQAPVAGEYPAEAAEDRAYGKVFWRIVPFLMMCYVVAYLDRVNVGFAKLQMSSELGLSEAAYGVGAGIFFIGYFLFEVPSNIIMNKVGARVWIARIMVTWGIISAAFMFTSSETVFYVLRFLLGVAEAGFFPGIILYLTAWYPAHRRARIITTFMSAIPISAIFGNPLSGLLMDSFHGMHGLSGWQWMFLIEAIPALLFGVATFFYLDDTIEGAKWLNDEEKRVLTANIEAENRVKTASPHSVGATLADRRVWLMCLIYFCFVLGQYGLNFWMPTIVKASGVSGNLNIGLISAIPYICTFVAMLALGRSADRLRERRWHLVVPALIAAGGFVAATMATSTTVSIVCLSLAAAGAISCAPLFWSLPTAFLAGTGAAAGIAWINSVGNLAGFLGPFLVGYLKDFTGTNSAGMYLLAAALVIGSLAVLTVPAKTVNR from the coding sequence ATGACGCTGCAAACGCAGGCGCCGGTCGCTGGCGAATATCCCGCTGAAGCCGCCGAAGACCGGGCCTATGGCAAGGTATTCTGGCGCATCGTACCCTTTTTGATGATGTGCTACGTGGTCGCCTATCTCGACCGCGTCAATGTCGGCTTTGCCAAGCTGCAAATGTCGAGTGAGCTCGGCCTCTCGGAAGCCGCCTACGGCGTCGGCGCCGGCATTTTCTTCATCGGCTATTTTCTGTTTGAAGTGCCGAGCAACATCATCATGAACAAGGTGGGCGCGCGCGTGTGGATCGCCCGCATCATGGTCACCTGGGGCATCATTTCCGCCGCCTTCATGTTCACTTCGTCGGAAACCGTCTTTTATGTCCTGCGTTTCCTGCTGGGCGTTGCCGAAGCCGGATTTTTCCCCGGCATCATTCTCTATCTGACCGCGTGGTATCCGGCTCATCGCCGCGCCCGGATCATCACCACCTTCATGTCCGCAATCCCGATTTCCGCGATTTTCGGCAACCCGCTTTCAGGCCTCCTGATGGACAGTTTCCATGGCATGCACGGCCTTTCCGGCTGGCAGTGGATGTTCCTGATCGAAGCCATTCCGGCCCTTCTTTTCGGCGTCGCGACGTTTTTCTATCTTGATGATACGATTGAGGGCGCGAAATGGCTGAACGATGAGGAAAAGCGCGTGCTGACGGCCAATATCGAGGCGGAGAACCGGGTCAAGACGGCAAGCCCGCACAGCGTCGGCGCAACCTTGGCCGACCGTCGCGTATGGCTGATGTGCCTGATCTATTTCTGCTTCGTGCTCGGGCAATATGGCCTGAATTTCTGGATGCCCACCATCGTCAAGGCGTCGGGCGTCAGCGGAAACCTCAATATCGGCCTGATTTCCGCGATCCCCTATATCTGCACATTCGTCGCCATGCTGGCGCTCGGACGCTCCGCCGACAGGCTGCGCGAACGCCGCTGGCACCTCGTCGTCCCGGCTCTCATCGCCGCAGGCGGTTTTGTCGCGGCAACGATGGCAACGAGCACGACGGTCTCGATTGTCTGCCTGTCGCTGGCGGCTGCCGGCGCGATCAGCTGCGCGCCGCTCTTCTGGTCGCTTCCGACGGCCTTTCTGGCCGGCACGGGTGCCGCGGCCGGCATCGCCTGGATCAATTCGGTCGGCAACCTCGCCGGGTTTCTCGGGCCGTTTCTGGTCGGTTATCTCAAAGACTTCACCGGCACCAACAGCGCCGGCATGTATCTGCTGGCGGCTGCCTTGGTCATTGGCTCGCTTGCCGTGTTGACGGTTCCCGCGAAAACCGTCAATCGCTGA
- a CDS encoding LacI family DNA-binding transcriptional regulator has protein sequence MEFKQQVAVTLAEVAEAAGVGESTVSRVLRNHGSFSGKTRERVMAAVERLGYVPNRIAGTLASTGSRLVAFVIPSLSNIVFPDVLRGASAVLEENRYQAVFSVTDYDPGKEEALAAAMLAWRPAAVMLAGYEHTEGTVKMLRASGCRVVELLDLDGDALDIAVGFSNRAAGRESAIFLFERGYRRIGYVGHDLNRDTRAGKRFSSFCETLEARGAPLVTREIVANASSVENGRLGLQRLLARASDLDAVYFSNDDMALGGYFHCLAEGITVPSTLAIFGYNGLDIGRAMPQPLSTIRTPRVATGKIAAQLVVANAPPQTVDLGFELIEGATA, from the coding sequence ATGGAATTCAAACAGCAGGTGGCGGTAACTCTTGCCGAGGTCGCGGAAGCGGCCGGTGTTGGCGAGAGCACGGTGTCGCGCGTGCTGCGCAATCACGGCTCGTTTTCCGGCAAGACGCGGGAGCGGGTGATGGCTGCCGTCGAGCGGTTGGGCTATGTGCCGAACCGGATCGCCGGGACGCTGGCTTCCACCGGTTCGCGTCTCGTTGCCTTCGTCATTCCCTCGCTGTCCAACATCGTCTTTCCCGATGTGCTGCGCGGCGCCAGCGCCGTCCTGGAGGAAAACCGGTACCAGGCAGTGTTTTCCGTCACCGATTATGATCCGGGCAAGGAGGAGGCACTCGCTGCTGCGATGCTCGCCTGGCGGCCGGCGGCGGTCATGCTGGCGGGATACGAACATACCGAGGGGACAGTGAAGATGCTGCGCGCCAGCGGATGCCGGGTCGTGGAACTGCTCGATCTGGATGGAGACGCGCTCGATATCGCGGTCGGCTTCTCGAACCGCGCGGCCGGGCGGGAGAGCGCCATCTTCCTGTTCGAACGCGGCTACCGCCGGATCGGTTATGTCGGTCACGACCTCAATCGCGATACCCGGGCCGGCAAGCGGTTTTCAAGCTTTTGCGAGACGCTCGAGGCGCGTGGCGCCCCCCTCGTCACCCGCGAAATTGTCGCCAACGCTTCGTCCGTGGAAAACGGCAGGTTGGGGCTGCAGCGGCTGCTTGCCCGGGCGAGCGATCTCGACGCGGTCTATTTCTCCAACGACGATATGGCGCTCGGCGGTTATTTTCACTGTCTGGCCGAGGGGATCACCGTTCCCTCGACGCTCGCTATTTTCGGCTATAACGGCCTCGATATCGGCCGGGCAATGCCGCAGCCCCTGTCGACCATCCGGACGCCGCGCGTGGCAACGGGAAAGATAGCCGCACAACTGGTCGTCGCCAACGCGCCGCCCCAGACCGTCGATCTCGGTTTTGAACTGATCGAAGGGGCGACCGCTTAA
- a CDS encoding tartrate dehydrogenase yields MKTYKIALLPGDGIGRDVTEAATAVLEKVAAGNGFSLATSSYPWSCDYYLEHGSMMPGDGIETLRSFDAILLGAAGWPRKVPDSLSLHGLLLPIRKAFVQYANIRPHRLLPGVQGPLRSANFDILCIRENTEGEYSGAGGRVHQGTDSEVAVETSIFTRKGVERILRFGFEQARARRGKLASVTKSNAQKYSMVFWDEITQRLSADYPDVEVTSYHIDAMAARMVMAPESLDVVVASNLFGDILTDLGAAIQGGLGFAASANINPDRSAPSMFEPVHGSAPDIAHLGIANPIAAIWSGAMMLEHLGETAAAGKVMAAIEATTARGIGSVPGKDKTDAITSSVLSALD; encoded by the coding sequence ATGAAGACCTACAAGATCGCCCTTCTGCCAGGAGACGGCATTGGCCGCGACGTGACGGAAGCAGCCACGGCAGTGCTCGAAAAGGTGGCGGCAGGAAACGGATTTTCGCTCGCGACATCAAGCTATCCCTGGTCCTGCGACTACTATCTGGAGCATGGCAGCATGATGCCCGGCGATGGCATCGAAACGCTGCGTTCCTTCGATGCCATTCTGCTCGGCGCCGCCGGATGGCCACGCAAAGTGCCCGATTCCCTGTCGCTGCACGGACTTTTGCTGCCGATCCGCAAGGCTTTCGTGCAATATGCCAACATTCGCCCGCACCGGCTGCTGCCGGGCGTCCAGGGACCGTTGCGGTCGGCGAATTTCGACATCCTCTGTATTCGTGAAAATACCGAAGGCGAATATTCCGGCGCCGGCGGCCGCGTCCATCAGGGTACCGACAGCGAGGTGGCTGTGGAAACCTCGATCTTCACCCGCAAGGGGGTCGAGCGCATCCTGCGTTTCGGCTTCGAGCAGGCGCGTGCGCGGCGCGGCAAGCTGGCCTCGGTGACCAAGTCCAACGCGCAGAAATACTCGATGGTTTTCTGGGACGAGATCACCCAGAGACTTTCGGCGGACTATCCGGATGTCGAGGTGACCAGCTATCATATCGACGCCATGGCCGCCCGGATGGTCATGGCGCCGGAGAGCCTCGATGTCGTCGTCGCTTCCAATCTGTTCGGCGATATCCTGACCGACCTCGGCGCCGCCATCCAGGGCGGGCTCGGCTTTGCGGCCTCCGCCAACATCAATCCCGATCGGTCGGCGCCGTCCATGTTCGAACCCGTCCACGGCTCCGCGCCTGACATCGCCCATCTCGGCATCGCCAATCCGATCGCTGCCATCTGGTCGGGCGCAATGATGCTGGAGCATCTGGGAGAAACGGCGGCCGCCGGAAAGGTGATGGCTGCAATCGAGGCAACGACGGCACGCGGCATCGGCTCGGTCCCCGGCAAGGACAAAACCGACGCAATCACGTCGTCGGTGCTTTCGGCGCTCGACTAA
- the otnK gene encoding 3-oxo-tetronate kinase — protein sequence MAISLGSIADDYTGASDLANTLTKNGLRTVQTVGIPDPSLALPDVDAVVVSLKIRSVPASDAVAAAASAERWLRQRGAGHVLYKICSTFDSTDAGNIGPVTEALSDAAGGGSVLVTPAFPETGRTVYLGHLFVGGQPLNESPLKDHPLNPMHDANLVRVLARQSRGTVGLIDLNAIAAGPAVVKARLDALRTQSVTLTIADAIFERDLETLGEIALETPVSTGASGLGLGLARALVRTGRISSGGTTSVDAMRPVGGLSAIVAGSCSKATLRQLDVAERSMPVLRLDPERLLASPDEIAAAISWAGDRIAAGPVVVAASAAPETVSRLQTLYGREASGHAIETATSIISAELVERGVRRLVIAGGETSGAAVDRLAIPAFLIGPEIAPGVPVLRTVGNAQGDMLLALKSGNFGGEDFFAAALAMMN from the coding sequence ATGGCTATTTCACTCGGATCAATCGCTGACGACTATACGGGCGCGTCCGACCTCGCCAACACGCTGACGAAGAACGGTCTGCGCACGGTGCAGACCGTCGGCATCCCTGACCCGTCGCTGGCACTGCCGGATGTCGACGCCGTGGTCGTTTCCCTGAAAATCCGCTCCGTCCCGGCCTCGGATGCCGTGGCGGCCGCTGCCAGCGCCGAGCGGTGGCTGCGCCAGCGGGGTGCAGGCCATGTGCTTTACAAGATCTGTTCGACCTTCGATTCCACCGATGCCGGCAATATCGGCCCGGTCACGGAGGCATTGAGCGATGCAGCGGGCGGCGGCTCAGTGCTGGTGACGCCAGCCTTTCCGGAAACCGGCCGCACAGTCTATCTCGGTCACCTCTTCGTTGGCGGACAGCCGTTGAACGAAAGCCCGCTCAAGGACCATCCCCTCAATCCCATGCATGACGCCAATCTCGTGCGGGTTCTTGCCCGACAATCGCGCGGCACTGTCGGGCTGATCGATCTCAATGCCATCGCGGCCGGGCCTGCCGTCGTCAAGGCCAGGCTCGACGCCCTGCGAACGCAAAGCGTCACCCTGACTATCGCCGATGCGATTTTCGAGAGGGACCTTGAAACGCTCGGCGAGATCGCCCTCGAAACGCCGGTCTCCACCGGTGCGTCCGGCCTCGGCCTCGGCCTTGCCCGCGCGCTCGTCCGCACCGGTCGGATATCGTCCGGCGGCACAACTTCGGTGGACGCCATGCGTCCCGTCGGCGGGCTCTCAGCGATTGTGGCCGGCAGTTGCTCCAAGGCGACGCTGCGCCAGCTCGACGTCGCCGAACGGTCGATGCCCGTCCTGCGGCTCGACCCGGAACGGCTGCTTGCCAGTCCGGACGAGATCGCCGCGGCGATTTCCTGGGCCGGAGACCGCATCGCCGCCGGCCCCGTCGTGGTCGCCGCGAGCGCCGCACCCGAAACCGTATCCCGGCTGCAAACCCTTTACGGGCGGGAAGCCTCCGGCCACGCGATCGAGACGGCGACGTCGATTATTTCAGCCGAACTGGTGGAGAGAGGCGTGCGGCGCCTCGTGATTGCAGGCGGCGAAACCTCAGGCGCTGCGGTCGACAGACTCGCCATTCCCGCATTTCTGATCGGACCGGAGATTGCCCCGGGCGTGCCGGTGCTGCGTACGGTCGGCAATGCCCAGGGAGACA
- the otnI gene encoding 2-oxo-tetronate isomerase: MPVFAANLTMMFNEWAFLDRFDAAADAGFAAVEYLFPYEATPEAIAERLARNNLQQALFNLPPGDWTAGERGIAALPGRFDALKADVEKALDYAAATGVGRLHLMAGIADRHDEDASSRYRRSVTYTAERLAERGIDLLLEPINGRNMPGYFLNDFGAAERLIAECGLPNLKLQFDIYHRQIIHGDVVMALRRLLPITGHIQIASVPSRNEPDGEELNYPYLFGEIERLGYDGFIGCEYIPRSHTLDGLGWFKPFARS; encoded by the coding sequence ATGCCGGTTTTCGCCGCCAACCTGACGATGATGTTCAACGAATGGGCATTCCTCGACCGTTTCGACGCCGCAGCCGATGCCGGCTTTGCCGCCGTCGAATACCTCTTTCCCTATGAAGCCACGCCGGAGGCAATCGCCGAGCGGCTTGCCCGCAACAATCTGCAGCAGGCCTTGTTCAATCTGCCGCCGGGCGACTGGACAGCAGGCGAACGTGGCATTGCCGCCCTTCCCGGACGGTTCGATGCGCTGAAAGCCGATGTCGAGAAGGCACTGGACTACGCGGCAGCAACGGGAGTCGGGCGGCTGCACCTGATGGCGGGTATCGCCGACCGTCACGACGAAGACGCCTCCTCCCGCTATCGGCGCTCCGTCACCTATACGGCCGAGCGGCTTGCGGAAAGGGGCATCGATCTCCTGCTCGAGCCGATCAACGGGCGCAACATGCCGGGATATTTCCTTAACGATTTCGGCGCAGCCGAGCGGCTGATTGCCGAATGCGGCCTGCCGAACCTGAAGCTCCAGTTCGACATCTATCACCGGCAGATCATCCATGGCGACGTCGTCATGGCGCTGCGGCGCCTGCTGCCGATCACCGGGCATATTCAGATCGCCAGCGTGCCGTCACGCAACGAGCCGGATGGGGAGGAGCTGAACTATCCCTATCTGTTCGGCGAAATCGAACGGCTGGGTTATGACGGCTTCATCGGCTGCGAATACATCCCGCGCAGCCACACGCTGGACGGTCTTGGCTGGTTCAAACCTTTTGCGCGGAGCTAG